From one Scytonema hofmannii PCC 7110 genomic stretch:
- a CDS encoding DUF4346 domain-containing protein: MDLTVSDLAVIDEKLSQRHIDLDPSGYFIIYLNREEGLICAKHYTNVIDDRGLAVDPETGQVIPARGKVERTHTIVFSGRTAKELCVRIFEQTQPCPVTQLDHAAYLGREFIRAEIALVTGQEYVQD, translated from the coding sequence ATGGATTTGACTGTTTCAGATTTAGCGGTAATTGATGAAAAGCTTTCTCAGCGTCATATCGATCTTGACCCAAGTGGGTATTTCATTATTTACCTGAATCGGGAAGAAGGTTTAATTTGTGCCAAGCATTATACAAATGTTATTGACGATCGCGGTTTAGCGGTCGATCCTGAAACAGGGCAAGTGATTCCCGCACGGGGAAAAGTAGAACGAACTCACACTATAGTCTTCAGTGGCAGAACAGCAAAAGAACTCTGCGTTAGAATCTTTGAGCAAACTCAACCCTGTCCGGTCACTCAGCTAGACCACGCTGCTTACTTAGGTCGGGAATTCATCCGCGCCGAGATTGCTTTGGTGACAGGGCAAGAGTATGTTCAGGACTAA